The following is a genomic window from Spirosoma agri.
GTCCCAATGGGTTCGGTTATGCCGTTCGATACGGTCTGGAGCGTTTTTCGGGCGATTGCGTCGCGGTATTTATGGCCGATATGTCCGACGATCCGGAAGATCTGGTGAAGTTCTACAACAAAATGCTCGAAACGAATGTCGATGCCGTGTTCGGGTCGCGTTGGGGCAAGGGTGGAAAAGTGATTGATTATCCACCACTTAAGAAATACATCAATCGGGTTGCCAACTTCATCGTGAAGATGGTGATGGGCATCAAATACAACGATACCACTAACGCCTTCAAACTGTATAAGCGGGAGACGATTGAAGGAATCAAGCCATTTCTTGCCCCTCACTTCAATCTGACGGTCGAACTACCGCTGAAAGCAATGGTGCGTGGCTATAGCTACGCCGTAGTGCCTAATAGCTGGACAAACCGGAAGTATGGCGAATCGAAACTGAAGATCAAGGAGATGGGCAGTCGTTATTTCTTCATTCTGATGTACTGTCTGATCGAAAAGTACTTCTCTCGCGGAGACTTCAACAAAAAACCAGTTACGCCCGTTGCCCAAACGGTGAGCCGCTAAGCCAATAGCTGACTATACATTTGTCGATGAGCCGATCAGTATACTGGTTGGCTCATCGTGTAATAAGCCCTTTCAAACCCGGAATTTGATAAACGGCCAGGCTCTGAACAACCGCCCAGGAAATGGCGCTCAAAAGCATATACAGCACCAATCGACCACGACCAACCCGAAACGAGACGGCTAACGCAGTGCCCCCAATGGGAGTGAGCAGCAGAGGGGTCAGGAACGCAATGCCCGCCAGACCGAAGCGCTTCCAGATACGAACAGCCAGCCGGGTCCGACTCGTAAACCGTTTTGGCCGCTGTTTGCGAAAACGGTCGACCAGTTTCTGTATGGCAGCACCGGCGTAGGTAATCGTCACGACACTGATCATCATGCCCATTGCTGTACAGGTAGCTGTTTCAATCCAGGACAAGCCCAGAGTAGCGCCCGTCAACGGCCCTCCGACAAATTTGATGGTGCTGGCAATGATCACCGAAAGGTATAAGGCAGTGTGCATAAAAAGAAAGGTCTCCTGAAACAACGCCTTAAAAGTAGCTGTTGTTCAGCATATGCCACTGCTAAATTCATCGTACTCGGGTTCACCGGCTTACCTCTACAATGGTCATCTGCAAACGATCGTCCCCGGTTTGATGCGTAAGGTAACGGGTGTCGCCTACGAACGCGAACGGTTGACCCTATCAGATGACGATTTTCTGGACCTCGACTGGCTCGATACGGGCAGTAAGCGGCTGGTTATTCTGACGCACGGGCTGGAAGGTGATAGTCGACGGCAATACATTCTTGGCACCGCCCGGCTTTTTTCGCAACAAGGTTTCGATGTGCTGGCCTGGAACTGCCGGTCGTGTAGCGGGGAAATGAACCGCGCATTCCGGCTTTACAATCATGGGGAAATCGGGGATATTGCCGAGGTCATTGCCCATGCGCTACGTACGAAGCCGTATGAAGAGGTCGTGCTGGTGGGGTATAGCATGGGCGGCAATATCATTCTAAAGTACCTCGGTGTTCATGGAAAACAACGCCCGGATGCGGTCAAACGCGGTATTGCGATCTCAGCCCCGACAGACTTAGGAGCCAGTGCTTCGCTGCTCGACCAACCGTCGAATCGGTTCTATCGCAATCGATTCATGAAAAAACTGGTCAGTAAACTGAGCCAGAAAGCGGATCGATTTCCGGGGCGGCTGGATATGACGAAACTAAGTCAGGTGAAGCAGTGGCGCGATTTCGATGATTTTTTTTCAGCCCCGGTCAATGGTTACCGAGATGCCGGGGACTTCTACGATCAGGCATCCGCTGTCCATTTTATGCCGAATATTGCGGTACCTACCTTGTTGCTCAACGCAAAGAACGACCCCCTGTTGTCGCCGGAGTGTTCGCCGGGCTGGCTTGCCGAATCGCACCCGCTTGTCTTTCTGGAAACACCAGCAACCGGAGGTCACGTTGGGTTCATGGTTGCCCGCGATCCATACACCTATGCCGAACGGCGGGCGCTGGCCTTCGCGCAGGGTATCATCGGTCAGTAGCGAACAATATCCGTTCCGATACGTACATCCCATTCCCGAAACTATGTGGTGGCAATTCGCATCAGGTTCTCGATTTGATTGATGATCGTCGCATTTTCGGGAATATCGATATCCTGCCCTACCACCTGATAACCAGTCATCAGCAGGTGCGCATCGGGAAACGTTTTAACGAGCCGGTTGACAAATGGCTGAACTTCGTGATTGGCAGGTACGGACGTGATCGCCGTAAGCAGATAGTCGGGTTTATGAACGTTGTAAGCAAAGACCAACTCGCTGAACGGTAGGCTTTGCCCCAGATAAATAACTTTATTTGAGCGAGCCCGAATAATGTAGTTGCTAAAGAGCAGGCTGATTTCATGAAGCTCACCTTCCGGCAAAAACAGCATGTACTTCTTGCCAGTAGGGCCCTGCTTATTTGGCTGACTATCAATGGCAACGATTATTTTCTGCCGGATCAGGCTCGAGATAAAATGTTCCTGCGCCGGGCCAACCGAGCCTGTTACCCAAAGCGTACCAATTCGACTCAGAAAGGGATAGATGATATGAATCATCGTGTTTTCGAAACCGAACTGAAGGATGTTGGTGCTGATGATTTTCTCGAAACGTTCTTCGTCCAGATCGATCATCGAAATCGTGAGCGCATGAATCTGGTCCGGATAACTGAGTTGCCGATCCGATATCTTGATCACTTCACGAAACATATCCTCGATAGACAGTTTCGAGATTTCAGAGATCTTATACCCATGATCTTTCAGCAGAGAGATGTTCAGCACTAACTTAAGATCCTGATCGTCGTACGTGCGAATATTGGTATCCGTCCGTTTGGGAGAAATGATACTGTAGCGCTGTTCCCAGATTCGCAACGTATGGGCCTTAATGCCCGAAAGTTGCTCTAAATCCTTGATGGAATAACTACTCATGAACAAATCTATTACGTGTGAAGAAGGACAAAAAAAGAATTTCGACCGACTATATTATCCGCCAATTGCCATTCCGGCTCCTGAAGGACTAGTCGTTCTCAATTAAGTAGGTACGAATTAATGCTGATTCTAGACTTGATCGATCAGCTAATTTGTACGAATATAACACCAAAATGTTGACTTTGTTTAATGATTATCTATAAAAACATGAACAAAGATTGACTGAGGAAGAAGACGAATTGGAGTATTACCAACCACTTTGCCAGCCGGTTTTCCTTGTCAAAGGGTAAAGCATACCAGATCGTGAATAACACGATCGAGATGAGCCACCAGCCCAGGTAATTTTGTAAAGGAACGGGTTTATTAAACCAGGTCCAGAAGTCCAGTTGAACGGCTACCGGCTCAATGAATAGATCCAGCACCACCATCAGCGTGGCGGCTGCCAGTACTTTAAGCCATACCGGAATGGTAAGATGACTACACACGGAACCGCAGCCGTATGTCAGAAGGAGCCAATTGACGGCAATAATTGGTGGAACGGACCACACGCTAGGACCGAGACCTTCACCGTAGGCATAATGGCCAAAAACAAATCCTGTATGGACGCCCAGCACTTCAACGAAATAGCCGGTTACGAGCGTTAGGATCAGGTACACGTAAAAAGCGGGTTGCCAGTCAGTATGATAGAGTAACAGGACCAATAAAGAGAAAAAAAGAATAACTGGGCTTAACGGTCTGAAATAGACCGCCAGGGAAGGCGATTGCAGGCCGACGATTCCAGCCATGTAGCTCAAAACGAGAACCGTGCGCACGGTAGAATGGTATCGGACGGCTACGGGAATGGTTACGGACATAGACGAGCTACCAGAGGATTGGAGGCTATTAACGTAAAAAGCCCCCCGGATGACCGGGAGGCTTTTAAGTAGGGTGAAAGACGGGGCTCGAACCCGCGACCTTCGGAACCACAATCCGACGCTCTAACCGACTGAGCTACAATCACCGTTTTTGAGACTGCAAAGATAAAGTTTAATGGTGAATGATGACTAACAAATGACATTTTTTTTTGCCACTTCATTATTCATCATTCACGACGAAACCTATGCCTGTTTGCCCTGCTGGAAACGTTTTTCAGCAGCATTCCAGTCCACTACGTTAAAGTAGGCCGCAATGTATTCGGGGCGACGGTTCTGGTACTTTAGATAATAGGCATGTTCCCATACGTCGAGGCCAATAATTGGGAAGCCCTTTACGTCAGCAATATCCATCAGTGGGTTATCCTGATTAGGGGTTGACGTGACGGCTAATTCGCCTTCTGGCGTCACAATAAGCCATGCCCAGCCTGAACCGAAGCGGGTCGTAGCGGCTTTCGTAAATTCTTCTTTGAACGCGTCAAGTGACCCGAATTTCGTTGTGATTGCTTCGGCTAGTTCGCCGGTAGGATGACCGCCACCACTGCCGGAGATCGTGTTCCAGAATAGCGTGTGGTTATAATGACCGCCCCCGTTGTTGCGAACGGCTACGGGAGCCTGACTAACGTTTTGGAGCAATTCTTCAATTGATTTATTTTCCAGCTCTGTTCCCGCAATGGCGTTGTTCAGATTTGTAACGTAGGCATTGTGGTGCTTATCATGGTGAATTTCCATGGTCTGCTTATCGATATTTGGCTCGAGCGAGTCGCTGGGGTAAGGTAGTGGGTCTAATACAAAAGCCATTGGACTAAATAGTTAAGATGGATGATAGTTCGGTTAAAACAACACGGCTCTGTCAGTTTATGTTCTTAAGCGTCGAAAAAACTTAGCCAGTAAGGCCTGACTTTCGCTGGCAAGGATACCTGTTTCGAGCCGTGTTTTTGGATGGAGAAGGGACGGATTAATCCGGCTGTAGCCTCGCTTCGCGTCCGGTGCGCCAATGACCAGCCGGCCAACCTGCGCCCAGAATAGGGCACCTGCGCACATCACGCAGGGTTCCAGTGTTACGTAAAGGGTGCAATCGCTGAGGTATTTGGCCCCCAAATACTGCGCGGCAGCCGTGATGGCCATCAGCTCGGCATGGGCTGTAACATCGGTAAGCTGCTCAGTCTGGTTACGCCCTTTGGCGATGATCCGATTCTGACAGACGACCACCGCGCCAACGGGAATTTCACCGTCCTCTGCCGCTTCTTCGGCGAGTCCGAGTGCAATGTCCATGAAGTATTCGTCGGAAAACATTGGCTGACGGGGAATAGGTGACGGAGTTGATCGAGTAAACGGATATTTTAAACTATTCTCACCAGTGGCAACCAGTTATCTCCGTTACCGGATCGCTACACTTATTGCTTGACGATTTTTCGAACGGATTGTCGGTCACCGATCTGGATACGGAGCAAATAGATACCAGCCGGTTGGTTGCTGAGGTCGATCTCCGTGTGATGCGTACGAGTCGTTAGCTGACGAATGGGTAGCCCGCGCATAGTCGTTATGGACAACACTGCCTGATCACGGGTTAACGGCAGGTCAATGTCCACCATCACTGTCGTCGCTGTTGGAATCGGGTAGACCTGAACCAGCGGGTCGAGTGTCGTATCCTCAACGCCCAATACGGTCATAACGTTTATAGTTGCCGTACCCGAAATGGTTCCTGAACCGCAACCGTTGCTTACACTAACCAGCTTGTAAGTTGTGGTGCGGGTAGGCCGTACCTCCACCATGTAAGGGTTGACCGACGTAGAGGCTGAATAAGACTGAACGCTGTCCGCGTAGGTGACCGCCCAGGGGCTATCGCCACCGAATGCGATGGTTAACTTAGCGGGGGCGCCCAGGTTTACGGATTGATTGCCGGTCAACGTGGCGGTTGGTTTTGATCGTATTGTGAGGATCGTTGGGCTGATCGATCCCAAAATACCAATGTCTGGATTCGATCCGCTGACCCGAATGTAATACCGACCCGAAGCCAGTGTGCCCGACACCGTTGCCGTGATAGGACTAGCCGCTGTGCCGGAAGAGATCTCATATCTTTTGCTCGTATCAGCAACGCTTATCAACTCCGCCTTAAAGGCGTTACCGTTGATAAAAATACCGGTTGTTGTGAAAGGGACAGCCAGCGATGTTCCTGCGCACAAAGTAGTCGCGTTGACGGCGCTGGTCGTGATTGTCGGTACCTGAGCGGTGACTATAGCTGTGGCCGGATTTCCGGGAAGACCCAGTCCACAACTGTTCGTTACGGCACTGACCTGATAGGTGGTTGTGGCCCCTCGGGGCAAGACGAAAATGGTTGTATCCGTTGTGTTCGATAGTCCGGTATAACCACCTGTTATGGTGTAGCTGAACGGTGGATTAGCCGTGAATGTTAACCGCAGGGGAGCCTTCTGTCCTAGATAAATAGCAGTCGAGCCCGTCAACGATAATGTCGGTATAGCATTCACGATGACTCGTATCGTTGACCGCGCACTGTAACAACCCGTGGGACTGACTTGATACACGTAGTAGCTGTCACCGCCCGGCTGCACGTTTACGTTCAGGGTTGGCGGTGTTGGGGCACTCGTCATATCACGCCCATAGGGATCAACCCAGTGCAGGATATTACCCGATTGGCCGGTAGCTTCCAGAGGAACTGATTTTCCGTCGACACAATAGGTGACTACCGATTTAGGCACTGTCGGGGCGGCTACTGACTGCACGGCAACCTGAATCGTGGCTTTATCGCTTTCACAGTTGTTTACCGTTTGTGTGACCTGAACACTAAAGGTCCCACTTTGCGATATAGGTGGTGTCGGGGCACTGGCATACGTATTTCCGTCTGGATTGTACCAACGAAGGTTCTGACCGGTTGCTGTCAAAGCGGGTATTGCCTGAGCGGGCTGGTCTTTCTGCGCCTGACAATAGCTTAGATTAGCGACACTCGGTGCTGCCGGCGTGGGGTTAACCGTGACAACAAAACCGACGCGGGGCCCTTCGCAACCGCCAAGAGTCTGACTCGCATAATACGTGGTCGAACCTGTAGCCGTGAGCGTAGGTGTTGGCGCGGTGGCCGATGCTGTCCCGCCGGTTGCATTCGTGCCATACCAGACTAGTGTGCCACCCGCTGTCGGCGAGGCCGTCAACGGGGTTGCCTGTCGGTTTTGACAGTAGATAACCGGACTCGTGACTGTTGGTGCCGTCGGGCTCGGTCTGACCTGGATGGAAATACTGGCTCGCTGACTTTCACAGTTACCGCTCGTCTGACTGACGTAATACATCGTCGTTCCGCTGGTGCCAGTGCCGGGCGTTGTTGCAGTAGACGATGCCGTGCCTCCGGTCTGATTGGCGCCGTACCAGTTCAGGGTCGCGTTGGACGAAGCGGTCGCCGATAGCGGATTGGCGGTTATATTCTGGCAGTAGCTAAGCGATGATACAACCGCCGGCACGGCTGGCGTTGGGTTTATGGTTACCGCGATGGCAGACCGGGGGCTTTCGCAGTTGTTCAATACCTGACTTACGTAATACGTCGCGCTGGTCTGCGTGGTAGGAGTGGGCGAGGTCGTTGAGAAGGAACCCCCGCTGGAACTCGTTCCCCACCACCGCAGAGTGGCTCCGAACAAGGCTGTTGCGGTTAGGGCTGGCGTCGTGGCTCCCTGGCAAATGGGCGTCGGGGTAACGGTTCGGGGGGCTGCTGGTCTGGTATTGACCGAGACAACAAGCGTGGCACGGCTGCTTTCGCACCCATTGATCGTCTGGCTGACATAATAGGCCGTAGAGCCAGCAACAGCGACACCGGGCGTCGGTGCAGTAGACAAGGCAGTTCCGCTAACTGGACTACCATACCAGTTTAAGGTTGCTCCGGAAATTCCCGTTGCAGATAAGGCGCTGGCGACGTCGCCTACGCAATACGATTTGTTCGTGATCACCGGAACACTTGGCCGACTATTCACAACGACCGGGATGGCGGCCTTTTCGCTGATGCACCCATTGACGGTTTGGCTGACGTAATACGGAGTCGTTCCGATAAGCTTGGTATCAGGTGTTGAGGTTGTCGTTGTGGGTAGACCGGACGCGTTTGTTCCGTACCAGTTCAGCGTCCCCCCCGTTGTGGCTGTGGCGGTCAATGGTTTGGCAAGGTCGCTGGCACAATAGGGCGACGGGACGGTTACGCTGGGTAGGCCGGGTGTCGGTTGAATAACAAACGATTGTGTGTTCGTACTGGTCCGGGCGGGGGCACTGGCAATAATCCTGATTCGGTAATTGGCACTGGCGGTCAGCGTTGTTGGTATACTCGCGCTGATGGCACCTGTGTACGTGCCGGAAGGAGTGGCCGCTAATGTACCAATGGTAGCGACCGTGCCGGAAAATGTGCCGTTGACATCCGAGAGTTGCGCAATGAATACATTCCCCGACGCGAAGGTACCTGTGGTTGAAAACGGAATGGATAGCGTACGACTCGATCCGGTACATACTATGCTGACAGACAAGCTATTCGTCGCGATCGTCTGAGCCATGCTATGTATCGCAGGACCGGTCATACACAAACAAATGAAGAGGTAAAAACGGAGTATACGTCCATTCATACAGTTTACTGGATAAAGCGTTAAGAGCCTAAAGGTAACGAATTTGCAACGGTAGTTTCCGGAAAGAGAATGAGCATTTTTACTAGGTCACCGCTACAATAAAAATGCCACTTTTTAAGGTGGCATCTGAAAAACAAAACGATCCTGGTAGAATAACTAGCTATTGAACAGCACTATAGATCAGCTCGTGAATACGCCGACGCAGTTTGGTTGTGTTGATTGTGTTATTGCCCGCCGTTGGGTAGATTCGGTTGGACAAGAACACAAACACCAGTTCCTGATCGGGATCGACCCAGACCATATTACCCGTGAAACCGGTATGGCCAAATGACCTGGCCGAAGCCTGTTCGGCCAGATAAACGCTGCTGGAGCTCTCCGGATTGGGCTTATCCCAACCCAATGACCGATGGCTGCGGTTACTCAGCGTTTGCGTAAAATATGGAACCGTCATTGGTTGAAAAATCCGCTCACCGCCATAAGCGCCTTTCTGTAAGTTCATCTGAAGCAGCGTCGCAATATCGTGGGCGTTCCCGAAAAGCCCGGCGTGGCCCGAAATACCACCCTGAACAGCGGCCATCTGGTCGTGCACCGTACCCACCAGCAACTGATTTCTGTAGTACGTATCCTGCTCCGTTGGCGCACAATGCGGATTCTTTAGCCGCTGAAGGGGAGTAAAACCAAGTTGATGAAGACCCAATGGTTTGTACACGTTCTCCGTGACGAACACATCAAGAGACTGTTTACTGACACGCTCAACGATCTTTTGTAACGTCAGAAAATTTAGATCGCTGTATACGTAGGCCGGTTTGCCAGACTCGTCCATCTTGCGCGACATCGGCGATTGAATGACCCATTTCCAGACCGAATCTTTAAGGGCCGGTGTAGCCCAGAGCGTCGGTGCTATTTGCAGCGTATGCAATGTATCGTGCGTGGCACTATAATAGTCCGCTTTCAGGCCACCACCCGGTGTTCGCGTCCGATCCCAGGTCGTCGGATAAAACGACACCATCCCGGACTGATGCCACAGCAGATCCTGAATAACAATATTCTGTTTGTTGGTTCCTCTCAGTTCGGGCAGATAAAACGAAGCCTTCTGGCTCAGATCGATCTGCTTCCGGTCGTAGAGGACCATGACGCTCTGGAGCGTTGCCAGTACCTTGGTAAGCGATGCCAGATCGTACAGGGTTTCGTCGGTTACCTTTTCGGCACCGGGACTGTAGGTCAACGCGCCGAAGTTTTTGCTGTAGACAACTTTACCTTTTCGGGCAACCAGAATTTCGCAACCCGGAACGACACGATCCCGAACCGCACTTTGCGCGATAGCGTCGATCTTGGCCAGCGTAGCCGATTTCATGCCCACACTCTCCGGCGAACCGGCAGATAGCCGACCTTCAGGATTCAGCATTTCACCAAGTCCTACCTTCAGGTCGCCCGTTGAGATGGGTAACATCCCACGCGAACCTAAGGCACCAAAGATAATTTGCGGAACAACGCGCTGCATCTCGTCCATTTCCTGATACGCACACACCAGGGCATCTGCATCGGAAAACTGGGTAAGACTGTAGGGTGAACCAAAAACGGTAACAATGACTTTAGCGCCCCGTTGTTTCAGGCGGGTTACCAGATCAAAGGATGTCTTTGTGATGCCAAATTTCCGGACAGCCGACTCACTCATTTTGTGGAAACTGACGACTACGGTATTGGCCGTACTGACCTGAGCCAGCGCATCGTTCAGTTCCGTTTCCGAAACGAGCTTGTTGGGATAGACCAGCGTCTGAAAAGGAGCATACTGGCTGAGCGTTTTCTGGAAATCATTATCGACATCCGCGCCAATGGCAATAGAAGCCAAACGCACGGTGTCTAACCGACCAATTGGCAGTAAATTCTCGCGGTTGGTCGCAATGGTGACCGACTGTTCGCAGAGTTCCTGTTTCAGCAATTGTGCTTCCGGCGAATTCAGTTCAGCGGATAAGCCCGCCAGATTGATGGGTTTGTACTTGTTCAGGCCCGCCCAGAATTTGGCACGAAGAATTTTTTTGACCTTTTCGTCGATGAACTCCTGCGATATAACGCCCTGCTGAACTGCATTCTGAATGTTCTGGGCCGCTTCCCGTACGTTTTCCGGATAAAGCAGAATATCATTGCCGGCCATCAGGGCCCGGAGGTTAACGTCCATGGCTTTGGGCGAACGGCTAATACCCCCCATATTCAGCGCATCGGTAAACACCAAGCCCCGGAAACCCAACTCATTTTTCAGCAATTCCGTGACGATTTTTTCGGATAACGTAGCGGCCAGGGCGGGCGTATTATCCATTACCGGTACGTGCAGGTGACCGGTAACAACACCCATCAGGCTATCGGCAATAAGTTTACGAAACGGATAGAGATCGATTTCACGCATCTGCTCCGACGACCGGCTGACGGTTGGCAGCGTGTGGTGCGAATCGGCATTGGTATCACCGTGACCAGGAAAGTGTTTGGCGGTAGCAATGACGTGTTCCTGCTGCAAACCACGCATGTAAGCTGATGCCTTGAATGCCACATTTTCTTTCGATTCCCCGAATGAACGAACGCCAATGACCGGATTTGCCGGGTTGCTGTTAATGTCGGAGACGGGCGCAAAATTGATGTGGATACCCAGCCGCTGACACTGACGGCCAATTTCGGCACCCATTCGGTAGATCAGTTCGTTGTTGCGAATAGCACCCAGGGCCATCTGTTTGGGAAAGCCCATAGCACTGTCTAACCGCATGCCGAGTCCCCATTCGCCATCAATTCCGATAAGCAACGGTACTTTTGATGATGCCTGATATCGGTTCGTCAGTACGGCCTGCCGATAGGGGCCGCCCTGAAAAAAGATCAGACCGCCAATATGATTCGTCTGGATGAGGTGATCAATGTACTGATAATGATTATCGTGGCGATTGGAAAAGGTGGCCACCATGAAGAACTGTCCTATTTTCTGCTCGGGTGTAAGCGTGTGAAAAACGCTGTCGACCCAGTGCTGGCCGCTATCCGACATCGTGAAAACCTCAACGGGTCTCGCATGCGGATACACTCGGGCAACAGGGGCTACTACCCGTTTGGTTTTTGCCTTATGAGCATGCCCCGACGGAGCAAGCCGGATCCATAAATTACGCCCTGGCTTCGTTAAGCCAAACGCCGTAAATAAACTGACGGACAGCAGACCGATGAGCAGAATCGGCCGTATAATGTTGTTCCGCATGGGTACTCAAGTGGGTAAAAAGGTACAGCCAGCCATCGGTAGTTTAGCACCAAACCATAAAAGTAGCCAAAGCCCGTCGAAAACAATAGCCGATGTTTGAATTATCTAACTTTTTAACGAAATAATGTACGTCAATTGTTTCGCTACTGAGATTAATACAAAATTAAAACGAACGAATGGTTATCTTCACAGGCTGAAAAATAAAAAATCTCCTGACAATCAAGGGGTCAATCGGTGTGTAAAAAGATGAGTTAGGACAGCAGCGCGACGATGAACATGAAACAACTATGGCTTTTTTTCTATGCGACACTAGCAACGTCTCTTACTGGTTCAGCGCAGACGAACAGCCGGGCCTATAAAACCATGCTGGAGGCCATGTATAAAAAATCAGTCCCTTTTGTGAGCGTGACCGAGTTGAAGAAAATGCCCGAAACGGTGCTGTTGGATACGCGAAGTAAGGCGGAATTTGATGTGAGCCACTTGCCAAATGCGCATTGGGTTGGCTATGACGACTTCGAATTGAAGCGGGTACAGGCTATTCCTAAAACGGCGAATGTGGTGCTGTACTGCTCGGTTGGCTACCGGAGCGAACGCGTAGGGGAGAAGTTACTGGCGGCTGGCTATCAGCATGTGCATAACCTGTATGGTAGCCTGTTTGAGTGGGTTAACGAGGGAAACCCGGTCGTAGACAATCAGGGGAAGCCTACGCAGCGCGTTCATGCCTATTCGCGACTGTGGGGTGTCTGGCTGCAACGCGGAGAAAAAG
Proteins encoded in this region:
- a CDS encoding glycosyltransferase family 2 protein; translation: MKLSVVIPAYNEEESLPPTLRALYQTLAKHGIPHEICVTNDNSKDGTLRILEEMAANEIPTLVPFTNLGPNGFGYAVRYGLERFSGDCVAVFMADMSDDPEDLVKFYNKMLETNVDAVFGSRWGKGGKVIDYPPLKKYINRVANFIVKMVMGIKYNDTTNAFKLYKRETIEGIKPFLAPHFNLTVELPLKAMVRGYSYAVVPNSWTNRKYGESKLKIKEMGSRYFFILMYCLIEKYFSRGDFNKKPVTPVAQTVSR
- a CDS encoding YheT family hydrolase — encoded protein: MPLLNSSYSGSPAYLYNGHLQTIVPGLMRKVTGVAYERERLTLSDDDFLDLDWLDTGSKRLVILTHGLEGDSRRQYILGTARLFSQQGFDVLAWNCRSCSGEMNRAFRLYNHGEIGDIAEVIAHALRTKPYEEVVLVGYSMGGNIILKYLGVHGKQRPDAVKRGIAISAPTDLGASASLLDQPSNRFYRNRFMKKLVSKLSQKADRFPGRLDMTKLSQVKQWRDFDDFFSAPVNGYRDAGDFYDQASAVHFMPNIAVPTLLLNAKNDPLLSPECSPGWLAESHPLVFLETPATGGHVGFMVARDPYTYAERRALAFAQGIIGQ
- a CDS encoding MerR family transcriptional regulator, which encodes MSSYSIKDLEQLSGIKAHTLRIWEQRYSIISPKRTDTNIRTYDDQDLKLVLNISLLKDHGYKISEISKLSIEDMFREVIKISDRQLSYPDQIHALTISMIDLDEERFEKIISTNILQFGFENTMIHIIYPFLSRIGTLWVTGSVGPAQEHFISSLIRQKIIVAIDSQPNKQGPTGKKYMLFLPEGELHEISLLFSNYIIRARSNKVIYLGQSLPFSELVFAYNVHKPDYLLTAITSVPANHEVQPFVNRLVKTFPDAHLLMTGYQVVGQDIDIPENATIINQIENLMRIATT
- a CDS encoding carotenoid biosynthesis protein — protein: MSVTIPVAVRYHSTVRTVLVLSYMAGIVGLQSPSLAVYFRPLSPVILFFSLLVLLLYHTDWQPAFYVYLILTLVTGYFVEVLGVHTGFVFGHYAYGEGLGPSVWSVPPIIAVNWLLLTYGCGSVCSHLTIPVWLKVLAAATLMVVLDLFIEPVAVQLDFWTWFNKPVPLQNYLGWWLISIVLFTIWYALPFDKENRLAKWLVILQFVFFLSQSLFMFL
- a CDS encoding superoxide dismutase codes for the protein MAFVLDPLPYPSDSLEPNIDKQTMEIHHDKHHNAYVTNLNNAIAGTELENKSIEELLQNVSQAPVAVRNNGGGHYNHTLFWNTISGSGGGHPTGELAEAITTKFGSLDAFKEEFTKAATTRFGSGWAWLIVTPEGELAVTSTPNQDNPLMDIADVKGFPIIGLDVWEHAYYLKYQNRRPEYIAAYFNVVDWNAAEKRFQQGKQA
- a CDS encoding nucleoside deaminase, with the translated sequence MFSDEYFMDIALGLAEEAAEDGEIPVGAVVVCQNRIIAKGRNQTEQLTDVTAHAELMAITAAAQYLGAKYLSDCTLYVTLEPCVMCAGALFWAQVGRLVIGAPDAKRGYSRINPSLLHPKTRLETGILASESQALLAKFFRRLRT
- a CDS encoding Ig-like domain-containing protein, which gives rise to MAQTIATNSLSVSIVCTGSSRTLSIPFSTTGTFASGNVFIAQLSDVNGTFSGTVATIGTLAATPSGTYTGAISASIPTTLTASANYRIRIIASAPARTSTNTQSFVIQPTPGLPSVTVPSPYCASDLAKPLTATATTGGTLNWYGTNASGLPTTTTSTPDTKLIGTTPYYVSQTVNGCISEKAAIPVVVNSRPSVPVITNKSYCVGDVASALSATGISGATLNWYGSPVSGTALSTAPTPGVAVAGSTAYYVSQTINGCESSRATLVVSVNTRPAAPRTVTPTPICQGATTPALTATALFGATLRWWGTSSSGGSFSTTSPTPTTQTSATYYVSQVLNNCESPRSAIAVTINPTPAVPAVVSSLSYCQNITANPLSATASSNATLNWYGANQTGGTASSTATTPGTGTSGTTMYYVSQTSGNCESQRASISIQVRPSPTAPTVTSPVIYCQNRQATPLTASPTAGGTLVWYGTNATGGTASATAPTPTLTATGSTTYYASQTLGGCEGPRVGFVVTVNPTPAAPSVANLSYCQAQKDQPAQAIPALTATGQNLRWYNPDGNTYASAPTPPISQSGTFSVQVTQTVNNCESDKATIQVAVQSVAAPTVPKSVVTYCVDGKSVPLEATGQSGNILHWVDPYGRDMTSAPTPPTLNVNVQPGGDSYYVYQVSPTGCYSARSTIRVIVNAIPTLSLTGSTAIYLGQKAPLRLTFTANPPFSYTITGGYTGLSNTTDTTIFVLPRGATTTYQVSAVTNSCGLGLPGNPATAIVTAQVPTITTSAVNATTLCAGTSLAVPFTTTGIFINGNAFKAELISVADTSKRYEISSGTAASPITATVSGTLASGRYYIRVSGSNPDIGILGSISPTILTIRSKPTATLTGNQSVNLGAPAKLTIAFGGDSPWAVTYADSVQSYSASTSVNPYMVEVRPTRTTTYKLVSVSNGCGSGTISGTATINVMTVLGVEDTTLDPLVQVYPIPTATTVMVDIDLPLTRDQAVLSITTMRGLPIRQLTTRTHHTEIDLSNQPAGIYLLRIQIGDRQSVRKIVKQ